Genomic window (Culex pipiens pallens isolate TS chromosome 3, TS_CPP_V2, whole genome shotgun sequence):
tgaccaaaatgttcaaaatgaccaaaatgaccgaaatgaccgaaatagccgaaatgaccgaaatgaccaaaatcaccgAAATagtcgaaatgaccaaaattaccgaaatggccaaaatgactgaaataaccaaaatgaccgaattgaccgaaatgaccaaaatgatcaaaatgaccaaaattatcaaattggccaaaatgaccaaaatgatcaaaatgaccaaaatgttcaaaatgaccgaaatgacaaaatgaccgaaatgaccgaaattaccaaagtgaccaaagtgaccaaaatgaacaaaaatgaccaaattgacaaaaatgtcaaaaattacaaaaatgaccaaaatgaccaaaataaccaaaataaccaaaatgaccaaatacccaaaatgaacaaaaatgacaaaaatgatcaaaatgaccgaagTGACCGAAATGgccgaaatggccaaaatgaccaaaaaaccaaaatgaccaaaatgaccaaaatgaccaaattgaccaaaatgaccaaaatgttcaaaatgaccgaaatgaccaaaattaccgaaatgaccaaaatgttcaaaatggctgaaatgaccgaaatgaccgaaatagccgaaatgaccgaaatgaccaaaatgacccaaatgttcaaaatgaccaaaaaaccaaaatgaccaaaatgaccaaaatgaccaaaataaccaaaatgaccaaaatgaccaaaatgagctgtgaacctttttttaaactttgaacataaaaatttgcatcaGTACTAAAAATAAACTTCCTGTTTGAGAGAATGTCTATTACTATTTAGAAAGATgttaaaagttacataaaatgaTTTGAACGATTTGAACGAATTGATAGGTGAATCTCTGGTGGTGGAATCCAAACTCACCACTGTTTCATAAGCCTGAAACTAGGCAACCAAATGATGAGATACACAACGTGCTGCATAACGAAAGGCGCGTAGATTTGTATTTCCTTTCATAATTTCTTTCATTCCTTATTTAATTGAGTTAgtagtaaatttaaaaaaaacgcacGCAATTTTCACTTGTATAAGATGAACATAtgaatatttattaccaaatgtATCCTTCAAAAAATCTCTTCGTACATTTCAAAGgccttaaaaaatgattttcctcAATTTATTCTCTCGATCGAGCCGAATGAGCATGagcaacaaagaaaaaaatgtacacATCGAGCCTTGTTAAGTGATAAATATAATGCACATCGCGCAGTAAAATAAAGGTTCAGCATAAATGTATCGAATGTGATTTCTTTTTGAGGTGAGAACGCAAACAAGCAAACAATAAAAACACCCAAACGACGCACTCCTACTCCCTTCGCAGATTGTCCAGCCGAGCTTGCAGGTCCGCGTCGGCGTCCGACACCGGAGAACCCGCTCCGGAACCACCCGCACCGCCCGCTGCTCCAGCGCCagccccaccaccaccaccggccCCGAGGGCGGCCGCCTGCGGAGCTTTGACGCCGCCGGCCACCGACAGCGATCCGGAAGCCTGTGGCAGCCCGGACAGCTGGTCGTTCATCTGCAGGCCCAGCTCGTCCAGCACCTGTGACACGATGGCGTCCGTTTCCTCCTCGTCCCCTTCGTCCTCCATGGCGTCGTCCATCGCGTCGTTAATCATCTCCTCCTTCATGTCCATAATCTCCGACTGCTTCTCGAACTCGTGCAGAATCTTCTGGATCTGGGGCAGGTTCAGCTGGCGGTTCATGTTGGACATGGCCTTCGTGACGCCCTTCATCGCCTCGCCCATCGCGTTCTGCGACTTGAGCGTCTGGATCTTCAACGAGACGGCCTGGATGTTGGCCTTCATCAGCATGAACTTGCGCACGTACCGCCGCGTCCGGACCAGATCCTTCGCCATAATCTTGACCGCGTCCATCTGGTTCTCCTTGGCCAGCTTCTTGATGTCGGCGATGATCTTTTTTTCCTGCTGTTCCATCTTCATCTTCTCACGGTCCAAATCCCGCATCGCCTTGTTCAGCGCCCGCTGGTTCTTGCGCATCATCTCGTCCGGGGTCATTCGCTTGCCGAACAGCCACTCCATATTTGATTAGTTCTTCCTTAACCTTCCGGGGAATCGACGAAACAGGAACCGCAACCTTGATTTGTACGACGGAGAAAACTAGACTTTTCGAATGTTTTTCGACTTCTGACTCATCAGCGCCAGTCACAAattaaattgcaaaacaaaacattgaccCTTTCTGACAGCTGCGTGAAAGTTTGTTTTGACAACACAGGCGCGATAGATGCAGCACCCGCCACCAGGGGCGCTTTGATGCTGTCAAATCTCGAGTtggtgaaatttggaattttggcGCGCATTTTCGTTTCGCAAGTGAAAAGTGAACAAGTTGTTGATTCTGTTTGTGAATTTGGCGTGAAtcgttttgttattttgtgaaatttgtaagTATTTCATTATATTTTACAGTAATATCACATGTATCGCACTATTTATGCTTTATATTGCTGTTATTTTCATAACCAGCTATTGTTTGTTATGGgaaaagcggtatacgcacttcggaaggaaccggtcaagaaaaaaatcaaaatgggcatcagcggcagcgcaagcaagtcagagagggtgaagaaaagccccaagaaatcgctccctctcctttgttctgctgttcgtaaagctgtttcttgacccctttccttccgatctccatactagcctaaagtacggtatgctgatcggaaggaacgcggtcaagaaatgttgcgtgttcttttcgtgacccccccaagaaaagttgacagttcggtaagagcgcgattgacggtgtgcgcgcttgaggttctttcgaggaaaaaatgaaaagattaaaaatattcaaaacttaaaattaattagattaaaaatgtttatttaagaacttttaacaacaattataaacaaaattaagaaatcaataaataaaagcaaatttagaaattcttaaattctaaaacaagaaaaactaaaattaaaaaaatatgtaattatgaaataaggaaattaaaaaactatataa
Coding sequences:
- the LOC120417658 gene encoding charged multivesicular body protein 2a, producing MEWLFGKRMTPDEMMRKNQRALNKAMRDLDREKMKMEQQEKKIIADIKKLAKENQMDAVKIMAKDLVRTRRYVRKFMLMKANIQAVSLKIQTLKSQNAMGEAMKGVTKAMSNMNRQLNLPQIQKILHEFEKQSEIMDMKEEMINDAMDDAMEDEGDEEETDAIVSQVLDELGLQMNDQLSGLPQASGSLSVAGGVKAPQAAALGAGGGGGAGAGAAGGAGGSGAGSPVSDADADLQARLDNLRRE